The genomic interval ACAGCGAATGGACCACCTGGGGTTCGCCTTCCAGGACTTGAAAGAACGTTCCGTCGATGAAAAGCAGAACGCCCGTGACATTCAAGGAGTGGTTGTTGTCGCGAGCGAACCTCAACAGTTCGCGAAGCATTTCGTCGCTGAACTCCACCGTCGCGGCACTTGCGTAGACCAATTGGATCAACGAAGGATTGCTTGATTCTATGGACATTGGAACCCTCTTTTACTCTTGTGTTGTGTGGTGTTCTATCAGACGAACACTTGTACGTAACATGTGATGAGATCACGGCGGGTGCCACCGGAAACTCAGCCGCGTGATGTGGAAAGAAACACATTTCGTCAGAAAACGAGGTTGTGTTGAATGTCACGCAAAAGAGAACGCGACGAGGGAGAAACCTCATCGAGAAAGCCATCGTTTTATTTGCCTTACACTCTGTCGTTCGTGAGTGCAGACATGCCGAGTTTCATTGCGGTGAGAGCTTGGTCCTTTGGACGTCGAATACATTGACGCCACGAGGGATCTTCTGTGCATCAATGATTCGCTGACGAAGCAATTGCTTGAGTTCGCTTCTGACTGAGTCCCATTTTGTCTCGCCGGCCAAGTTGTGCATTTCGTCCGAATCCGTGCTCAGTTCGTAGAGTTCCTCACCGGCTGAGCCGTCATCGCCCCAGAATGTGTATCGATACTTTGCAGTCCGAATGCTGTATCCGGGAGCCGATTGGCTGAAATGGCTGAGGGCTGAGTCGCGTACCATCGTCTCGGGGTTCTGCAGGGCAGGAACCAGGCTGCGGCCAGACAGATCGTTTGGCGCGTCAACGCCGGCCAATTGAGTGAGTGTCGGATAGAAGTCCACCATTTCTGCCATCGTCTTGGCGACCGTGCCGCCGGGGATCCCCGGTGCTGAGATGATCAGCGGCACATGGGTGGCATTTTCAAACAGTGTTGTTTTTTGATAGTGGCCGTGTTCACCCATGTGATAACCGTGGTCCGAGGTGAACAGGACGATGGTGTTGTCTGCCAAGCCGGACTCGTCGAGCGCGTCGAGAATCAAACCGAGTTGAGCGTCGGCAAAGGTGATGGAGGCGTAGTAAGCCTGAATGGCTTGCGCTGCGAGTTCTGGTTTCAAGTTCACTTGATCGCGTTTGCGACGGATCGATTGCAATGCCGGCTTGGGGATCGTTTCGTCATAGCCATCCGGCACGGACGGTATTTTGATCTGGTCCAGAGGGTATTGGGCAAAGTAATCCTTGGGTGCGACGTATGGCGTGTGGGGGCGATAGAGACCGACGGCTAAAAAAAAGGGGTGTTTGTCGCTTGCATGTTTGTTCAGACGCCGAGCGGCTTCGGCGGCAGCGATCCCGTCGGTCTGCTCAGCGTCGGTACCTTCTGCAGCGAGCCAACTGAGTGTGCCCCCGAAAGTACCGGGCACCAATGAAAAGATTTGGTCTTCGTCATCCACATCGCGTCCGCGAGGGTTGAAAGTGTCGTTCCAGGAATAGGGATCATCGTGACCGCTGGTGCCGATGTGTTTGGGAACGTTGTAGTGATAGATCTTGCCGATGCGAGTCGCAAAGTAGCCTGCGTCACGAAATGCTTCGGACAGTGTCTTTACGTTGGGCAGATGCTCACGCACATAGATCGCGTTTTTCTTGATTCTGGTTTGGTCGGGATAGAGCCCCGTCATGAAGGAGGCTCTGCTCGGACCACAGAGAGGGTACTGACAGTGAGCCGATTCGAAACGAACGCCGCGTGCCGCGAGACGATCGATATTGGGCGTTTTGACTTGAGGGTGACCGTAACAACCGATGTCACAGTTCAAGTCATCGCAGATCAGAAAGAGGACGTTTGGTGGGGCAGCGTGGACCACCGTCGTGTTGGTGGCCAGCGATCCAAGAACCAGAAAAGCCAAAAAGGCGGCAGGGCGGAATAGAGAGAGGTGGGCTGGCATGGTGTGACCTGTCGTTTCCGTGAAAGAATTTTCTAAGAACGACAGTTTAGTCAACCTGCAGGCATCGAGGTGGTTGCCCATTCACCGTGCCGCATCATTCGTCGCCAGTGAAGCGTCCCAGGAGGCGTGCACGGATTCGATTGCCGTGTTCCTGCGGGTCACCGTTGGTCTTGTACAGTTCCATTGCCTTGTCGTACTCGCCGGTCCGCTCGTAGGTGCGACCGAGGTTATAGCGGGCGGGTGGGACCCAGTACGAAAGCTGTTCTTCGTTGAGCACTCGCTTGCTGAGCCAATTGGCAGCCGTTTCGTAACGCAAATCATCGTACTGCAGCAGGCTGAGCCAGTACGTCGCCGTTCGCTTGCCCATTCGCATCAGGCCTTGGATTTGCCGGATTTGCTGATCGTAGATTTCTGAACTGATGCCAAGCTCCCGTCGCACGCCGTAGGCGATTTGCAAATCGACGTCGATCATCAGGTCTTCGATTTCGAACTCGGGAGCTCGCTGGGCAAGGTAGAGGGACCGGGCACCTTCGATACTTTCCAGTTCGTCGTCACCGAAAACGCCGCAGAGATGCTGCCAACGGCCTTTGGACAGTTTCTTTGCCATTTCAAAATCGGCTTCCATCATCGCCCACCGGGCGATGAACCAAAAACCGAAAATCGGGTCGCGTTGTGCGTACTGTTGCAGGGTGGCTCGGTAGATTTCGGCCAGCAGGGGAACGTCCCACATCCGAACGCTGGCAATTCCTTTGACGGCCTCGAACTGGCTGGCAAGCTGATCGGCATCCACATAAACGTTCATGCGTCGATCACCGGTGAGTCCTGATTGCAGGTGTTTCATTCGGGGACTGACGGCTTCGGGCAGAAGATTCAGCAGGGCGACACACTGCTGGATGTCGCGTTGAGTGAGCGGATACTTGAACTGGTCCAGCCCTGCGATGGAGAGACGTCGCATGATCAGCTCATCGTCTCTGGCTTGACTGAGTGTTGCGATGCCGATGCCTTCGGACTCGGGGATGAACGTTCCCAATGCCGGTTCGAACAAATAG from Stieleria varia carries:
- a CDS encoding sulfatase, whose amino-acid sequence is MPAHLSLFRPAAFLAFLVLGSLATNTTVVHAAPPNVLFLICDDLNCDIGCYGHPQVKTPNIDRLAARGVRFESAHCQYPLCGPSRASFMTGLYPDQTRIKKNAIYVREHLPNVKTLSEAFRDAGYFATRIGKIYHYNVPKHIGTSGHDDPYSWNDTFNPRGRDVDDEDQIFSLVPGTFGGTLSWLAAEGTDAEQTDGIAAAEAARRLNKHASDKHPFFLAVGLYRPHTPYVAPKDYFAQYPLDQIKIPSVPDGYDETIPKPALQSIRRKRDQVNLKPELAAQAIQAYYASITFADAQLGLILDALDESGLADNTIVLFTSDHGYHMGEHGHYQKTTLFENATHVPLIISAPGIPGGTVAKTMAEMVDFYPTLTQLAGVDAPNDLSGRSLVPALQNPETMVRDSALSHFSQSAPGYSIRTAKYRYTFWGDDGSAGEELYELSTDSDEMHNLAGETKWDSVRSELKQLLRQRIIDAQKIPRGVNVFDVQRTKLSPQ
- a CDS encoding tetratricopeptide repeat protein yields the protein MARPVTNSPRYSPPACSRDHTPASTRLRHHACLLLGLFLTSITCVAGCSDDRQLVREIQTRRQNKMQTETIQDHLGETVELLDKIVGLDPEKAQRQIAYHLNQWNIAHPDTSGTQAAKLLSTISELLPPEVVENRIESSTFAGSDTTHLRDCYLFRQIVRWVDTPERDDLLLESWFETKTKEIGEEATDQLRTASRLFDWTIRNVAFEPLVPTDPAPPTDKLKLPHGMQFRGAGIRQSDYYTVMHGTGDPLQRAGVFTQLCRQVNLPAAVLATRSTDTGELTPFCVGVLIADEVYLFEPALGTFIPESEGIGIATLSQARDDELIMRRLSIAGLDQFKYPLTQRDIQQCVALLNLLPEAVSPRMKHLQSGLTGDRRMNVYVDADQLASQFEAVKGIASVRMWDVPLLAEIYRATLQQYAQRDPIFGFWFIARWAMMEADFEMAKKLSKGRWQHLCGVFGDDELESIEGARSLYLAQRAPEFEIEDLMIDVDLQIAYGVRRELGISSEIYDQQIRQIQGLMRMGKRTATYWLSLLQYDDLRYETAANWLSKRVLNEEQLSYWVPPARYNLGRTYERTGEYDKAMELYKTNGDPQEHGNRIRARLLGRFTGDE